The following is a genomic window from Mycolicibacterium sp. TY81.
CGAACCAGAACCGCGACGCGAACTCCGGCAGGAACCCGAACGGCGACAGCAGCAGGGTGCCGCCGGGCGGGTACAGGTAGTGCGGGTCGACGTAGTTGAAGTGCTCGTTGTAGATGGCCCAGTGCCGCCGGAAGTTCGACACCGCGCGGTACACCGGACCGAAGTCGTCGGTGATGTAACCGTTGGTCGTCAGCACATAGCTGCGGTGGATGATCGACACGATCGCGATGGGCCACAGTGCATTGCGGACGATATCCGCGGTGCTCTGCGGGCCGGTGCGGGGACCGAAGACGCTCAGGAGCGATAGAGGGCGCGTCACCACCGAACCCTATAACGGGGTCCTGACGGGCCCGACTAGGCCGGGCAGAACGTGTCGGTGTCGGGCAGCTTGCCGGAGGTCAGGTAGCCCTGCACCGGAGGCAGGGCGCACGTCGTGTAGACGAGGGTGCCGTGGCCGGTGCCCTGCCACATGACGCGGCGGCTGTTGGTGCCCGCGTTGATCGCCATGGCCGCCACGGCCGCGACACCGTCGCCGCCCACGATGGCGTCGTTGTGGGTGCCCAGCAACAGGATCGGCACCTTCAGTTCCTTGGGGGCCGCGGGTGCGGGACTGCTGGGCCAGCTCAGGCACGGCGCCAGGCTCAGCGCGCCGACGGCGCCGAACTGCGGGTACTTCTTGGGCCAGGCCACCAGCAGTTCGCGGACACGGTCCGGCGTGGGGCGGTTGACGGAGTCGTCGCACCGATTGACGAACTGCCCGTCCGTCTGGCGCGTCGCCTCGGCCGTCGCACTCAGCGCGTTGAGCGCGGTCGCGTCGCCGCCGCGGGCCGCGGCCAGCGCACCGGCCAGGGACAGGGTGTTGGCCAGCCCGTCGCCGCGCGGGTAGCCCAGCGCCGTGGTGATCGACTCGACGAGGCCGGCCGTCGAGGCACCGCCGGCGCCGCGTCCGGCGCGGGCGTCGGCCAGCATGCCGTCGATGGCGCCCTTGGGGTCCGGGCCCAGCGGGCAGTTGTTGGCGACGCACTGCGCGGCGAACGCGTCGAGCGCCGCCTGCTGGCCCTTGACGCGCTGCTCGGCCGTGGCTTCGGCCGAGATGCCCAGTGGCAAGGGGGAGTCCAGCACCAGCCGGGCGACCTTGGTGGGGTGTGACGCCGCATAGGCCAGGGCGATCTGGGCGCCGTTGCCGATGCCGAGGACGGCCAGCGCGGGCACGTCCCACGTGCTGCGCAGCCGCTCGAGGTCCTCGGCCGAGTGCGCGTTGTCGTAGGCCGACTCTCCCGGGGCGATGCTGTCGGTGCAGTCGGTGGTGGCCGACGTGGCGACCTTCGCCAGGTTGGCCACCTGGTCGTCACCCGCCAGGAACTGCGCCTGGTCCAGCAGGTCCTGGCGATCATTGCTCGATACACAGCTCAGCGGCCCCGACATGCCCATGCCGCGGCGGTCGACGGCCACGACCGGGCGCGTCTTCAACAGGTCGACGCCGCCGCGCTGCAGCCACACCGGCAGTTGGTGCGACGTCGGGATGTCGGACCCGGTGGTCATGACGATCGGTCCGGCGTCGGCCGGGGTCGTGGCCAGACGGGCCCGGACCACGCCGATGCTGACGGTCCCGGCGGAGCCGCCGAGGGAATCGAGGTCGGCGTCGTAGTCCGAGCACTCCAGGATGACGCCCGGCACGGCGGGAACGGTCGCGTCGCCGAACACCCGGGACGTGCATTCACGCCACGTCAGATCCTTCTTTGGCACGGCGATCGGCGGCGGGCCCTCGGGTGCCTTGGACGTGGTCGCTGCGCCCTGCGGCCGGGCACCGGAGTCGGTGACGTACCGGGGGTTGGCGGCCAGCAGCGGGGCGCATCCAGCCACGACCGTCGACAGCACCACGGTCGACAGGCTCAGGGCCGGGAGCAGCAGGCGGCGACGCATGGCCACCACAGTAGCGATGCCGGTGGTCGGGACCCGTCAGCGGACGTAGCGCGTGTACAGGTAGCCCGCGGTGTCGGTGAGCACGTGGCTGCGGCGCAGCCGGGTGTGTGCCTCGGCGGGCCCGGAGACGATCCGCCGGGCCTGTCCGCCGACGAGGATCGGCGCGATGGTCACGCACATCTCGTCGATGAGGTCTTCCTCGACGAGCATGTTGAGGATTGACGGTCCGCCTTCGGTGAGCACCCGGCGCAGCCCGCGCTCGTCGAGGATGCGGAGCACGACGTGCGGGTCGACGCGGTCGGGTGCGGCGCCGGAGGCGTCGATGACCTCGGCGAGGCCGGTGAATCGCCGGCAGGTGTCGTCGATGCTGTCGCGGCTCGTCAGGACTAGCGGCGGTACTTCGGTGCGGGTGAAGAACTTGGCGTCGTGCGGGATGTCGGCGCTGTGCGTGATGACCGCGATGGGCGGCACTTCGGCCTGGCCGCGCAGCTGACGGGCCTGCCGCTGCGCCGCGGACATCTGGGCGCCGGAGTAGTTCTCGATGCGCACGGTCGCGGCGCCGACCAGGATGACGTCGGCCTGCTGCCGCATGAAACCGAACAGCGCCCGGTCGCCGGGCCCGGCCAGTCCGCCGGCGCGGCCGTCGTCGGTGGCGCCGCCGTCAAGGCTGGAGATCATGTTGGCCCGCACCCACGGCCGGCCCAGGTTCGCGGGGTAGCTGTAGAACGGTGCCAGCAGCGTGTCGTCGCCGGTCTCGCCGCCGGCGGGGAAGGCAGCGCCTACCGCGCTGAGCTCTGTGAGCTGCGTCGCAGCGTCGGGATCGGACACGTGAATCATTGCAACACGCCGCTATGGTGCGTTAATGCCTGGGGCCAGCGAAGTCGCGCACCTGACCGATCGTCATCCGACCGTCACGCCGGAAAGACTGATCGCCGAGCTGGTGCCGCCGCCCACATTCGCCGACGTCAGCTTCGACTCCTACCGGCCCGATCCCAATGAACCGTCGCAGGCCGCGGCGGTGGTGTCGGCGCGCAAGTTCTGTGAAGACGCGATCCGCCAGCGGGCCGGCAAGAAGAAGTTGTTCGGCAAGCGCGAGGCGCTGCCCGGCGTCGGCATGTACCTCGACGGCGGCTTCGGTGTCGGCAAGACCCACCTGCTGGCGTCGACGTACTACACCCTGGCCGGTGCGAACGCCGGCCCGGCCGCGTTCGCGACGTTCGGTGAGCTGACACAGCTGGCCGGTGTCTTCGGCTTCACCGAGTGCATCGAGCTGCTGTCCGACTACGTCGTCGTCTGCATCGACGAGTTCGAGCTCGACGATCCCGGCAACACCACGCTGATCTCCCGCCTGCTCTCGGCACTCGTGGAGCGCGGCGTGTCGATCGCCGCGACATCGAACACCCTGCCCGAACAGCTGGGTGAGGGCCGCTTCGCTGCTCAGGACTTCCTGCGCGAGATCAACACGCTGTCGAGCATTTTCACCACCGTGCGGGTCGAGGGCCCCGACTACCGGCAGCGTGCGCTGCCGTCGGCCCCGGTGCCGCCGTCGGAGGAGCAGGTCCGGTCCTGGGCCGTCGGCGTCGACGACGCCACGCTCGACGAGTTCGACGCGCTGTGCGCGCACCTGGCGACCATGCACCCGTCGCGCTATCACGCGTTGATCGAAGGTGTGCAGCAGGTTTTCATCACCGGCGTGCACGTGGTCTACGACCAGTCCGTCGCGCTGCGGCTGGTGTCGCTCATCGACCGGCTGTACGACGCGGGCATTCCCGTCGTGGCGTCGGGGGAGAAGATGAACACCGTCTTCAGCGACGAGATGCTGGCCGGCGGCTTCCGCAAGAAGTATCTGCGCGCCACGTCCCGCCTGCTCGCGCTGACCCACGAGGGCACTCAGCTGCACGCCTGAGGTCTACAGCGGCCGCACCAACACGTAGTCGCTCTCGGTCCGGGCACCGAGCTGAAACGTCTTGGTGCCGGTGACCTCGAACCCGTGCTTGCGGTAAAAGCGTTGTGCGCGTTCGTTTTCCTGATTGACGCCGAGCCACACGCAGCGGGCGCCGTGCTCCCGGGCATAGGCGACCGACGCATCCATGAGCGTGGCCGCGACGTCGCCGCCGTGGACGTCGGGCAGCACGTAGCACTTGGACAGTTCGACGGCCGGCCGGTCCGGCACCGCCCGCTGCACGTCGTCGTCATCGGCCACCCCGCGAATCAGCATGGTGTAGCCCAGGATTCGCGCCTCGTCGTGCGCGACGAACACCGCGCGCTCGGGATCGCGCAGGTAGTCACCGAACCGATCGGCGGACAGGTTGCCGGCGATGAAGGCCGCGATGTTCTCCGGCGTCGACGACGGTGGGCAGGCCAACGGGAACGTCGCGGCGGCCACGTCGGCGAGTTCGACGAGATCGTCGGTCTGCGCCTGCCGAACCTGCACCGTCATCGGGATCTCCTTGTCCGGAAACACAAAACTGCCCCTGTCCGCACGGGGCAGGGGCAGTTTATGTCTGGACGTATGAGTCTCAGGGCAGCTGGTCGCCCGGCTGCCAGATGTTCCACTGCGCGAGGTGGGTGCCGGTGGCCGGGTTGAGCATGACCACGTTGGTCACCAAGCCGCGGTAGACGTCCCAGTAGACGACGCCGTCGACGGTCGAGCCCGCGGGCGCGCTCAGCAGCTTGAGTTCCAGCGCGTTGGGGTCGTCGGTGTGCTTGGAGGCGTAGGCGTCGGCGTAGGGGGTGACGCCGCTGAACGTGACGCCGGTGGCCATCCAGTGGGGATTGGGCGTCGCGATGACGTGCACGGTGACGTCGGCCTTCCACGGGCCGCCCTGGGCGCGCCAGCGCGGCGAGCCGTTCCAGGTCCAGCCCGGCGGTTCGTCCGACGGCAGCACGTTGTGGACGGTGACGTCGGCGACGAGGCCCTTGTAGTCGACGCGCAGCGTCTGGCCGAGGTTGCCGATGCTCGTCTCGGCCGCCGCGGCGGGCGCCAGCGTGGCCGCCAGCAGGGTCAACGCGCCGAGCAAACCCGCCAGCCAGCGGTAGGTCCTGTTGCCATTCACGCCCGTGCTCATCGCGTCCTCTCCGTTATGACTGCATCGCATGATGGCATACCGCCATCATGACCTCGCCGGAATGGAGTAGATCTCGCCACTCGGCCGAGGCCAGTGGGGCGTTTTGTCCCTGTCAGTGGACACTCACGCGGGCCCGGACTGCTCGCCGGCCGACTGCTGGGCGGCGACGAAGTCGGTGAGCATCTTCTCGAGCTCGGTTTCGAGGCGACCCTTGTCGACACCGAGCCGGTGCAGGGGTCCGTCGGCGTCCTCGGATTCGAGCAAAGCCAGCAGGATGTGTTCGGTCCCGATGTAGTTGTGCCCCAATCGAAGTGCCTCGCGGAACGTCAGTTCCAGGACCTTCTTGGCGGCGCCGTCGAACGGGATCAGCGCCTTGGGCTCGGCAGTGCCGACGGGCACGGCGGCGGCCGTGCGGATCTGGTCCGCGGTGACGCCCTGGTTGCTCAGCAGCACCATGGCCAGTGAACCCGGGTCGGTCAGCAGCCCGAGCAACAGATGGTCGGTGGTGATCTCGGCACTGCGCGACGTGTGCGCGGCCTGCTGGGCTTCGACGACGGCGGTGCGGGCGCGCGGGGTGAAGCGGCTGAACCCGTCCTTGGGATCCATGGTGTCGAATCGGGGTTCCTTGGGGACGAAGCGTTTCTGGGCGGCTTGTTTGGTGACGCCCATGCTGGTGCCGATGTCGGTCCACGACGCTCCCGAGCGGCGGGCCTGGTCGACGAAGTGGCCGATGAGATGGTCGGCGATGTCGCCGAGGTGCTCGGCGGCGAGCATCGCGTCGGTGAGTTGGTCGAGCGGTTCGGTGTGCACCTTCTTGATTGCCTCGATGAGGTCGTCGAGGCGGATGGTGCCGGCGATCGGATTGGGGGTGGAGGTGTGCGCGGATTCAGCTGTAGCCATGCGTCAACCGTAGGTTGACGCATGGGATTCGTCAACCGCAAGTTGACGGAAGCTACGACTGTCGCAGGGTGTCCCAGTCGTGCTCGGTTTCCAACTGCTCGATCGCCTTGGCGGTGCGCTCTTTCAGCACGATGGTCACGGTCAGGGCGAGCAGGCCACCGACCAGCAGTGCGACCCACGAGAACCGGGCCAGCCATTTCTCGGCGGCCACGCCCAGGTAGTAGACGACGGCCGTGGTGCCGCAGGCCCACACGATGCCGCCGGCCGCGTTGGCGGCCAGGAAGCGCGTGTAGTGCATCTTGAGCGCCCCGGCCAGCGGCCCGGCGAAGATGCGCAGCAGTGCGACGAAGCGGCCGAAGAAGACGGCCCAGACGCCCCAGCGGCTGAAGAGCCGGCGGGCCAGTGCGACGTGGCCGGGGCCGAAGTGTTTGGGAAACCGCCGGCCCAGGCGTTCGAACAGTGACATGCCGAACCGGCGGCCGATGCTGTAGCCGATCGAGTCGCCGATGATGGCGCCGGCCGCGGCGG
Proteins encoded in this region:
- a CDS encoding alpha/beta fold hydrolase, with protein sequence MRRRLLLPALSLSTVVLSTVVAGCAPLLAANPRYVTDSGARPQGAATTSKAPEGPPPIAVPKKDLTWRECTSRVFGDATVPAVPGVILECSDYDADLDSLGGSAGTVSIGVVRARLATTPADAGPIVMTTGSDIPTSHQLPVWLQRGGVDLLKTRPVVAVDRRGMGMSGPLSCVSSNDRQDLLDQAQFLAGDDQVANLAKVATSATTDCTDSIAPGESAYDNAHSAEDLERLRSTWDVPALAVLGIGNGAQIALAYAASHPTKVARLVLDSPLPLGISAEATAEQRVKGQQAALDAFAAQCVANNCPLGPDPKGAIDGMLADARAGRGAGGASTAGLVESITTALGYPRGDGLANTLSLAGALAAARGGDATALNALSATAEATRQTDGQFVNRCDDSVNRPTPDRVRELLVAWPKKYPQFGAVGALSLAPCLSWPSSPAPAAPKELKVPILLLGTHNDAIVGGDGVAAVAAMAINAGTNSRRVMWQGTGHGTLVYTTCALPPVQGYLTSGKLPDTDTFCPA
- a CDS encoding pyrimidine reductase family protein, with amino-acid sequence MSDPDAATQLTELSAVGAAFPAGGETGDDTLLAPFYSYPANLGRPWVRANMISSLDGGATDDGRAGGLAGPGDRALFGFMRQQADVILVGAATVRIENYSGAQMSAAQRQARQLRGQAEVPPIAVITHSADIPHDAKFFTRTEVPPLVLTSRDSIDDTCRRFTGLAEVIDASGAAPDRVDPHVVLRILDERGLRRVLTEGGPSILNMLVEEDLIDEMCVTIAPILVGGQARRIVSGPAEAHTRLRRSHVLTDTAGYLYTRYVR
- the zapE gene encoding cell division protein ZapE, whose protein sequence is MPGASEVAHLTDRHPTVTPERLIAELVPPPTFADVSFDSYRPDPNEPSQAAAVVSARKFCEDAIRQRAGKKKLFGKREALPGVGMYLDGGFGVGKTHLLASTYYTLAGANAGPAAFATFGELTQLAGVFGFTECIELLSDYVVVCIDEFELDDPGNTTLISRLLSALVERGVSIAATSNTLPEQLGEGRFAAQDFLREINTLSSIFTTVRVEGPDYRQRALPSAPVPPSEEQVRSWAVGVDDATLDEFDALCAHLATMHPSRYHALIEGVQQVFITGVHVVYDQSVALRLVSLIDRLYDAGIPVVASGEKMNTVFSDEMLAGGFRKKYLRATSRLLALTHEGTQLHA
- a CDS encoding GNAT family N-acetyltransferase, encoding MTVQVRQAQTDDLVELADVAAATFPLACPPSSTPENIAAFIAGNLSADRFGDYLRDPERAVFVAHDEARILGYTMLIRGVADDDDVQRAVPDRPAVELSKCYVLPDVHGGDVAATLMDASVAYAREHGARCVWLGVNQENERAQRFYRKHGFEVTGTKTFQLGARTESDYVLVRPL
- a CDS encoding Clp protease N-terminal domain-containing protein: MATAESAHTSTPNPIAGTIRLDDLIEAIKKVHTEPLDQLTDAMLAAEHLGDIADHLIGHFVDQARRSGASWTDIGTSMGVTKQAAQKRFVPKEPRFDTMDPKDGFSRFTPRARTAVVEAQQAAHTSRSAEITTDHLLLGLLTDPGSLAMVLLSNQGVTADQIRTAAAVPVGTAEPKALIPFDGAAKKVLELTFREALRLGHNYIGTEHILLALLESEDADGPLHRLGVDKGRLETELEKMLTDFVAAQQSAGEQSGPA
- a CDS encoding DedA family protein, which translates into the protein MDVDALLQSIPPVAVYLVVGLVIGLESLGIPLPGEIILVTAAVMSSRHTLDIDPMGVGLSAAAGAIIGDSIGYSIGRRFGMSLFERLGRRFPKHFGPGHVALARRLFSRWGVWAVFFGRFVALLRIFAGPLAGALKMHYTRFLAANAAGGIVWACGTTAVVYYLGVAAEKWLARFSWVALLVGGLLALTVTIVLKERTAKAIEQLETEHDWDTLRQS